A stretch of Onychomys torridus chromosome 2, mOncTor1.1, whole genome shotgun sequence DNA encodes these proteins:
- the L1td1 gene encoding LINE-1 type transposase domain-containing protein 1, protein MSGMQSKAARLQREPKEKPAAGTDREMATSADLKYSDVSAAMMKKFNALMEMQDMMFVEMRESLKNDLKEMLVKRTPPEVKSSEDGGEQREGEDSASDWSKPGEKVKEESSGTEEDPGNLTVKSEEKSKLSRRQYKKQPYSIRAMKPSLERLGEAPPRVGDRCRESGGHVEVLGEDPKNGQDKPAKERRRHQNKENLLNVPRDPSTPEAGATLRLAADFSAATLDISKQWGRIFRLLREEGLQPELRCSVKLAFKCDGEAKTFSDLDSLRQFTSRKPFLKELLKDVLPPREARNGGRRNELQERWGKTLGDTKHEAGGKASDSLSFLFINEVEVASPNVKTEEEETLELKDKETLKLERQEASRLEEEEEIIDLEEEEEEGSELEEEEEEGSELEEEEDSELDEQTSGEGEEVEEHSELSKEEEASVLHETGGSTFQGLTVVEERGIEKITRSGEEIGLISLIADSESEEEGNMKMTFHSKKKETFHGLRELAFSYLVWDSKEKKLVKCQQGGAAAMTGQGVGMPCLTLYLASASESLEAGSDGSKNYSCTNLSVPSQVTPLLMNTEKGRYKTPQIEELSAKEADLIHETEENFRRGVISIIRQMQREVENIKKLYFFDVLNMKSSMDDLNSLACMIEARVNEQEDAVEGLTKETMQLAKEIVDKERLREREDRLRSSNIRVIGIPEKENRENGAEDIIKEIIEENFAELEDLGLEIVCAHRIPNVVDEHRLTPRHILVKFWSAGDKQKILKASRAKKEITYRGSKIRLTADLSPGTIDARSQWSGIIKVLQEEGFQPRILYPAKLAFDFKGKTKVFFDIEEFKKFISDIPFLKELLNNIV, encoded by the exons ATGTCGGGTATGCAGTCAAAAGCAGCCAGGCTTCAAAGGGAGCCCAAGGAAAAGCCGGCAGCAGGCACGGACAGGGAAATGGCCACATCAGCGGATTTAAAGTACAGTGATGTATCGGCAGCCATGATGAAGAAGTTTAATGCTTTAATGGAAATGCAAGACATGATGTTTGTAGagatgagagaaagcctgaaaaaTGATCTAAAGGAAATGCTGGTTAAACGTACACCACCTGAGGTGAAGAGTTCAGAGGACGGGGGAGAGCAGCGAGAAGGAGAAGATTCAGCCTCAGATTGGTCTAAGCCAGGAGAGAAAGTGAAGGAGGAAAGTTCTGGAACAGAGGAGGACCCTGGAAACCTCACTGTAAAAAGTGAGGAAAAGAGCAAGCTGAGTAGGAGGCAGTACAAAAAACAACCCTACAGCATCCGCGCCATGAAACCGTCACTAGAGAGGCTGGGAGAAGCCCCGCCTCGCGTAGGTGACAGGTGTAGAGAGAGCGGTGGCCATGTAGAGGTCCTAGGCGAGGACCCGAAGAATGGGCAGGACAAACCAGCCAAAGAAAGAAGGCGTCATCAGAATAAAGAGAACCTCCTAAATGTCCCCAGAGACCCCAGCACACCGGAAGCGGGAGCCACCCTCAGGCTGGCTGCTGACTTCTCAGCAGCCACGCTGGATATCAGTAAGCAGTGGGGCCGCATCTTCCGCCttctgagggaggaggggctgcAGCCCGAGCTGCGGTGCTCAGTTAAGTTAGCGTTTAAATGTGATGGCGAAGCAAAGACTTTCTCGGACCTTGACAGCCTCCGCCAGTTTACCAGCAGAAAGCCTTTTCTGAAAGAATTACTGAAAGATGTACTCCCGCCACGCGAAGCAAGAAACGGAGGACGAAGAAATGAGCTTCAAGAAAGATGG ggTAAAACTCTAGGAGACACAAAGCATGAAGCTGGAGGAAAAGCAAGTGATAGTTTGAGCTTCCTCTTCATCAACGAGGTAGAAGTTGCTAGTCCGAACGTGAAgactgaggaagaagaaacattGGAATTGAAGGATAAAGAAACTCTCAAGTTGGAGAGGCAGGAGGCCTCAAggctagaggaggaggaagaaatcatAGAT ttggaggaggaagaggaggagggctcagagttggaggaggaagaggaggagggctcggagttggaggaagaagaggactcAGAATTGGACGAGCAGAcctcaggggagggggaggaggtagAGGAGCACTCAGAGCTATCAAAGGAGGAAGAGGCCTCTGTCCTTcatgaaacaggaggatcaaccTTCCAAGGCCTTACTGTGGTCGAAGAGCGTGGCATTGAGAAAATCACCAGGAGTGGTGAGGAGATTGGTTTGATTAGTTTGATAGCAGATTCTGAatcagaagaagaaggaaatatgAAGATGACTTTCCATAGTAAGAAAAAGGAGACCTTCCATGGACTTAGAGAACTTGCCTTTAGCTACTTGGTTTGggactctaaagaaaaaaagctggTTAAGTGCCAGCAGGGAGGAGCAGCCGCCATGACTGGTCAGGGGGTCGGGATGCCCTGCCTAACGTTGTACTTGGCTTCTGCATCAGAATCCCTAGAGGCAGGCAGTGATGGTTCTAAAAACTATTCATGTACAAACCTGAGTGTCCCATCACAAGTCACACCACTTCTAATGAACACAGAGAAGGGGAGATACAAGACCCCGCAAATAGAAGAGCTCTCAGCCAAAGAAGCGGACTTGATCCATGAAACTGAGGAGAACTTTAGAAGAGGGGTGATCAGTATTATCAGGCAGATGCAAAGGGAGGTTGAAAACATCAAGAAACTTTACTTTTTCGACGTCTTAAATATGAAGAGCTCCATGGATGATCTGAATTCCTTAGCGTGCATGATTGAGGCAAGAGTGAATGAGCAGGAAGATGCAGTGGAGGGCCTGACTAAGGAGACAATGCAGTTGGCCAAGGAGATCGTGGATAAagaaaggctgagagagagagaggatagactGCGGAGCTCCAACATCCGAGTGATTGGAATCCCAGAGAAAGAAAACCGCGAGAATGGAGCAGAGGACATAATTAaggaaataatagaagaaaactttgccGAGCTAGAAGACCTGGGTCTCGAGATCGTCTGCGCTCATCGAATCCCTAATGTGGTGGATGAGCACAGGCTCACGCCTAGACACATCTTAGTGAAGTTTTGGAGTGCTGGTGATAAACAGAAAATCCTAAAAGCTTCTAgagcaaaaaaagaaataacctaCAGAGGGTCAAAAATCAGACTGACAGCCGACTTATCACCTGGCACAATAGATGCGAGAAGTCAGTGGTCCGGGATCATTAAAGTTCTGCAAGAAGAAGGCTTTCAACCAAGAATCCTTTATCCTGCCAAGCTGGCATTTGATTTTAAGGGTAAAACCAAGGTATTTTTTGATATTGaagaatttaaaaagtttatttctgATATACCCTTTCTGAAAGAACTGTTGAACAATATAGTTTAG